In Methanosarcina barkeri MS, a single window of DNA contains:
- the cas1e gene encoding type I-E CRISPR-associated endonuclease Cas1e encodes MLPKLKPITIKERFSLLFLEKGELDVIDGAFVLVDKNGVRTQIPVGGIACLMLEPGSRVSHAAAVLAAQVGCLLIWVGEAGVRLYSAGQPGGARADRLLYQAQLALNDEARRKVVRKMYEMRFNEKLSESYSVEQMRGIEGSRVKKLYEVLAKRAGIKWNGRYYDYADWDTGDLQNKCLSSATSCLYGVTEAAVLAAGYSPAIGFIHTGKPRSFIYDIADLFKFETVVPVAFQVASKAPSNPERAVRLACRDAFRETRLLKKIIPTIEEVLAAGALPIPEKPPESIPPAIPNERGLNDVGHRP; translated from the coding sequence ATGCTGCCAAAACTGAAACCTATTACGATAAAAGAGAGATTTTCTCTTTTGTTTCTTGAGAAAGGAGAGCTCGATGTTATAGATGGAGCCTTTGTCCTTGTGGACAAAAACGGCGTCCGAACTCAGATTCCTGTTGGGGGAATTGCATGCCTGATGCTTGAACCGGGAAGCAGGGTATCGCATGCAGCAGCAGTTCTTGCAGCGCAGGTAGGCTGCCTCCTGATATGGGTTGGGGAAGCTGGGGTCAGGCTTTATTCTGCCGGACAGCCGGGAGGGGCAAGGGCGGATCGTTTGCTTTACCAGGCACAGCTTGCCTTAAATGACGAGGCACGAAGAAAAGTTGTTAGAAAAATGTATGAAATGCGTTTTAATGAAAAACTCTCGGAGAGCTACAGCGTAGAACAAATGAGGGGGATAGAGGGATCAAGGGTAAAAAAACTTTATGAAGTTTTAGCGAAAAGAGCCGGAATAAAGTGGAACGGACGCTACTATGACTACGCAGATTGGGATACTGGAGATCTGCAAAACAAATGTTTGAGCTCTGCCACTTCCTGCCTTTACGGAGTTACTGAAGCGGCAGTTCTTGCAGCCGGTTATTCGCCTGCAATCGGATTTATTCATACCGGGAAGCCCAGGTCTTTTATTTATGATATTGCTGATCTTTTTAAATTTGAAACTGTTGTGCCTGTGGCTTTTCAGGTGGCATCTAAAGCTCCTTCAAATCCTGAAAGAGCTGTAAGGCTCGCCTGCAGAGATGCGTTTAGAGAAACAAGGCTTCTGAAAAAAATAATCCCGACCATAGAAGAAGTTTTAGCTGCAGGTGCTCTTCCTATTCCTGAAAAGCCTCCGGAATCCATTCCTCCTGCAATTCCAAATGAAAGGGGACTTAATGATGTTGGTCATCGTCCTTGA
- the cas2e gene encoding type I-E CRISPR-associated endoribonuclease Cas2e: MMLVIVLEKTTPRLRGRLTLWLLEIRAGVYVGEYSVKVRDMIWKNVETEFNDGNIEGSAIMIWSARNEIGFDFKVLGENRRIPREMDGIKLISFMPETKVEE; encoded by the coding sequence ATGATGTTGGTCATCGTCCTTGAAAAGACAACGCCTCGGCTAAGAGGAAGACTGACGCTCTGGCTTCTGGAAATTAGGGCTGGAGTATATGTAGGAGAGTATTCGGTCAAGGTAAGGGACATGATATGGAAGAATGTAGAAACCGAATTCAATGATGGAAATATTGAAGGAAGCGCCATTATGATCTGGTCCGCAAGAAATGAAATAGGATTCGATTTCAAAGTTCTCGGCGAAAACCGCAGAATTCCAAGAGAAATGGATGGAATAAAGTTAATATCCTTCATGCCCGAAACTAAAGTAGAAGAGTAA
- the cas6e gene encoding type I-E CRISPR-associated protein Cas6/Cse3/CasE yields MIWSLFASNPDKQRDFLYRQDEKNGFPLFYILSEQEPEANVDLWQIESKEYKPLLSTGQKLVFSLRANPIVTRWDEDENGKPHQHRHDVVMDAKTRMEKEVISKNKRPQVPEIVQKEGFEWLRKKGDNNGFEVEEGQVIATGYRCNRFFKPKDKNRGVKGKHSVNISTIDFSGILTVTNPESLINALYKGIGPAKSFGCGLMLIRPAR; encoded by the coding sequence ATTATATGGTCTCTATTTGCAAGTAACCCTGATAAACAAAGGGATTTTTTGTACAGGCAGGATGAAAAAAACGGTTTTCCTTTATTTTATATTTTGTCGGAGCAAGAACCTGAAGCAAATGTAGATTTATGGCAAATAGAATCAAAGGAATACAAACCTCTGCTTTCCACAGGTCAGAAGCTTGTTTTTTCATTGAGAGCTAATCCTATTGTAACAAGATGGGACGAGGATGAAAATGGGAAACCTCATCAGCATCGACATGATGTTGTGATGGACGCAAAGACCAGAATGGAAAAAGAAGTTATTTCAAAAAACAAGAGACCTCAAGTTCCCGAAATAGTCCAGAAAGAGGGATTTGAATGGCTCAGAAAAAAAGGAGATAACAATGGTTTTGAAGTAGAGGAAGGGCAGGTAATAGCTACAGGTTATCGATGTAATAGGTTCTTTAAGCCCAAAGATAAAAATCGTGGGGTAAAAGGGAAACACAGTGTAAATATAAGTACCATTGATTTTTCTGGGATATTAACTGTAACAAACCCTGAATCTCTAATAAACGCACTCTACAAGGGGATTGGCCCAGCAAAAAGTTTTGGATGTGGACTAATGCTTATCCGCCCTGCAAGATGA